From the Anguilla rostrata isolate EN2019 chromosome 5, ASM1855537v3, whole genome shotgun sequence genome, the window GAGGGTGCGACTGATAAGAATGTGCTGCTGCAAGGTTTCCACTTTCATGGGCCATTTTTTCAAACAAGTCACGTTGCTGCTCAACTCTTTATAGCCGCCAATACCAAGTGTCGCCGGGGTATAAATTGGCCCGTTGAACCAATTCTGTCCTACAATCTCAGAAGTGACAATCTGGGCTTCGTTTGCGCCGCAAGAACTCTTTTTACCTTTCAATATCGAATCCGAGGACGATGCTGCGGGTCAGATGTCTGAGAGGAGGTAGCAGGGGAGCTGAAGCAGCTCACCTTATTGGAGCTATGGTTagtatgtagcctatataattattttccttttgcgGAAGGAATTGAATAAACAATATAGTATCGTTAGTTGGCCTATTTAACAACTAATTGCCTACTCACCAATCCATATCACATAGGCTATATAACATTAATGCAATATATAAACAGAGGAAGTTCATTTCACGTACTtaattttcttacatttaataagttattttattttgcgtTATGGTTACGACTGagatagtatttttttaaatgagggaAATATCTGTTCTACTTAACATGCAAACAAATGCTAAATGGAAGGGGTAAGTTTCTTTCATACAAAAAACATCCACGATACTTTTTTCTTTGTCGGCACATTTTAGAATTGTGAGTGATAGCAAACAGTTGTCTTTGGCAGCTGTCCTCAGCGAACTCAGTGACACGGAGATCCACTCCTCACAGAACCTTGACATTATATCCAGGACCCGAGATATGGCATTCAACGAACCTTGGAtcaaaactattattattattattattattattattattattattattattattattttaccttaGAGTGTGGTTGGTAGTAGAGCttgtaatttgtttaaaaaaaaaattattctaatTTGATTATACACCATTATTAGCCCTAGGAGCCTAATGATTGATTTTCTCTTAATGAGAGTTGAGGCATAAATGCAGTGGTTCTGAAGCATTTTCAAACTGCTATTTATATGATTTGCAATGCTCTGAACTGAccttaataataatttaggCCTATGTGGTTGTTGATGTGAACATTATGAAGATTcaaatctctcccccccccaccccccccatctctctctctctctgtattatTGTATTAGCTGGGCCGAGCTGTGACTGGATGGGTACAGAGGGCATTCCAGAGCACGTCAAGTTCAGCAGCTGCCATTCAGTCCCAGGTGATTGTGGAGGACACTATTACTGAACCCGTTACCCCGGAATGTCCAGTCTGTGCCTTCAATGAATGGGACCCACTTGAAGAAGTCATTGTTGGCAGAGCCGAGAATGCACGTGTGCCCCCGTTTACAGTGGAGGTCAAGGTAACATTTAAGCACTGATTTTATTTGGTATAGTAACATCACCCCACTTCTAATAAATATATCACCCATTTGGATTTTAAGgaggaaatgtttttaaatggtagTTAGCTGACAAGGAATTCATGTTGACAGGCTAACACGTATGAGAAGTATTGGCCCTTCTACCAAAAATTTGGGGGTCAGTTGTTTCCTGAGGACCACTTGACGAAAGCCATTGCTGAAATTGAGGAAATGTGCAATATTCTCCGTCTGGAGGGGGTTACTGTGAGGAGGCCAGAGCCTATTGACTGGTCTTGCCAATACAGCACACCAGATTTCACATCTACAGGTAACATTTATTGGgcttttcattgtattattattgtgtgtaattgtgtgtgtcttAATGGATGGATTTTGTCGTCCAGTTGAACCCAGTTGCAGAAAATGCTTTTGTTGAAGGATTGTGTTGTCATACCATTCTTTTTGCTGACTTTTCTATCGTACTGCTCCCCTTCTCTCCaaaaataatctgtaaaaatgtCACTTTTCCCTGGGTGAATCCAGTAATTTTATTGTGGCACATGCCATCCTTTTGCCTTCTCAGGCATGTATGCAGCTATGCCCCGAGACATTCTTCTTGTTGTTGGAAATGAAATTATTGAGGCTCCAATGGCATGGAGGTCCCGCTTTTTCGAGTACAGAGCCTACAGACCTCTCATTAAAGAGTACTTCAGAAAAGGTGCAAAGTGGACCACAGCTCCAAAACCCACCATGTCTGATGACCTGTATgatcaggtaaaaaaaaaaatctgtctcaGCATGTTTAGTGACTCATCAAAGAGAGAGCATGATTTCTGAACAGCAAACCAACACATTTTCTAATGTAACCGAGTGATCGTGTGAATTTCCACTATGGAAGATGATGCAAACTGCTGTTCTAATTTCCTTGCGTTTCCTGTCTCTAGGACTACCCAATTCGATCTGTGGAAGACCGGCACATTCTTGCCTCTCAAGGCAAGTTTGTCACCACTGAGCATGAGCCTTGTTTTGACGCAGCTGACTTCATCCGTGCTGGAAGGGACATATTTGTCCAGAGGAGTCAGGTATGCCACTTCCATGTCTGCTgcgttttaaaataaacaggacTAGATGGACATCTGAGTGGCCTTAATGTAgatgcacagatacacaactgtctgtgtgtctatgtgtgtgtgtatgtgtgtacacgtctgtgtgtgtatgtgtgtgtatgtgtctatgtgtgtacacgtgtgtgcgtgtgtatgtgtgtgtgtgtgtgtgtgtgcgcatgtgtgagacTGACTATgaactgtgtttttatgaatttatgtttttcagGTGACAAACTATATGGGGATTGAATGGATGCGTCGACACCTCGCACCCGACTACAACATACACATCATCTCCTTCAAGGACCCCAACCCCATGCACATTGATGCCACCTTCAACATCATTGGGCCTGGCCTGGTGCTGTCCAATCCAGACCGGCCCTGCCGCCAGGTTAGCCTCTCCTCTCCCGCCGCATTCTTACAAATGCCTGTGCCAGGATCACGCCCATTGAGGTTTAGCATCTCGTTTACAAGGGCGGATCGAGACAGCTCCACAGACGGCATCCTTGACTAGTGAAACTTGTCTGTTGGACGCTGCTGGTGGCACGCTTTAGAATAGGACAGGAAAGGCTTGCGTTCCTCCGAGCCTCTCCAGGGAACTCCAGAGACCTGTGATTCAGATGAGGTGCTGACGTGAGTAACGTGTTGCCCCTGTGAGTAAAACTATGGTCTCAGAGTGTGatctttttgcttgtttgttttccctcaACAAATAACTACATTGaaaaaattattgcttttcatGTTGATGGATGCAGATGTTTCTGTAGCCTCAAAAGTGCAGAGTTTCTTATGTCTTTCTACTCTGGGCAGGCTCTAAGGCTCTAAGACTGAATCCTATTGTCTGCTTTCTGATACTGTATGACTTCCACTTAAGTGCTAACTGCCTGGGCATACTTGTGATTATAGCTGCTATGAACATAACACTTCTACTGCCATCTATTGGAAGAATTGTTGAAATGATTGAGCCCTTTCTGAAGGACACTTCTCACTTGCACTTGCATGACATTTGTCTTTATCAGATTGATATGTTCATCAAGGCTGGCTGGACTGTGGTGAAGCCTCCAACACCTCTGATTCCCGATGGTACGTGTTGAAATGAGAAATTTTAGCAGGCTGATTGAATTTTAGATCAATAATTGCACTATTTGTTCTTGGAATCTGTGGCAGTGCTATGGCAATGCAGCTGGGTATAACAAAACAAGATACAATACAAGCAATAAAGTATGTTTCTtctaacaaaaatgaaaattattttcagcaaaCTCACTGAAGTAACAGGAATTGTGACATGAACTTTCTGTGCGATGTGTTACAAAGTTGCATTTTTTGCTTTCTTAGCGTTTTCTTTCCTTAACCCATTAGATCATCCCCTGTGGATGTCCTCTAAGTGGCTCTCGATGAATGTTTTAATGCTGGATGAAAAACGAGTCATGGTAGATGCCAATGAAATATCTATCCAAAAGATGTTTGAACGCCTTGgtgagttttttgtttttacaggacaaaatgtttttaacatttccaGTTTTGCCAATTATATCTGCTCAGAGATAAAGCAACTCTGAAAACACTTATTCAACTATGAAGAGTCACTTTTACAAGTACTCTTCCAGAGTTGATTTTAATACTGTATTTCTCTGTTTTGTGAACCAGTTTACTGACTGAATAGtgatttttcagaattttcattGTCTTTAAAAGCCTCTTGATTGATAAATGGATCTGATCCCAACAGGAATTAGACCAATTAAGGTGAACATTCGTCATGCCAACTCCCTGGGAGGGGGATTCCACTGCTGGACAACTGACGTGCGTCGCCGTGGTACCCTGCAGTCTTATTTTAATTAACCCAGTCAGAAATTGACAGTTTTTATTGAGCTTGCAAGGGTTCAGTACAATGAATGATGAGCAAATTATTTTCCCTTGCAAATGAAGTGCATGAACCATATTGAttaaacagtgctgtgtgtgacagtgttctTGCAAAAAGCTTTGTTCAAAAAATGGcaatcaaaaacatattaaTGGAACTGGATAGCTCTCAATAATAACTGCATTTCTGGCTGGCTGTTAACATCTATTGTAAtaattgactttttttcatCAGATTCCATCAATTATACAATAGAAAAGGAACACTTAAGGGTTACTTGCGGCTACAGACATGGATAGAGGAGGGATTTTTGAATGTTATTCTACCTCctttaagaaaacaaatatcCGATTGTACACCAGACATTGTTTccagtttttcctttaaaattttgtaaatttcttcaaaaagaccagaaatgttcatttaaataatgatatCATCATAACATGCAATTAACTTGTTTACTCAGGTATTttctaatgtttatttattgttttgtcatttatatTGGATTCATTGTTTCCCcttcaatttatgttttgaTAAGTATTCTACAGAACTGTCGGAGGTccaaatttatttcattagcCTTCAAGCATACCTTGTGTCTCATTTCTTATATACAATGGCAGCCTTTTGCCAGTTACCATATGCACCATTTTACTTTTACTGGACTGCTtggctgcttttttttgcatgtatcTTTGTTATGTTAAAACTTTTCAGATTTACaatgcacatgcatttattctttatttgacTTGTCAATTATGCACAGCAATGTCTTGTATCTTTATAGATTTGTTATTTTACCGAATTGCAATTGCTTGTCTGAGGTCAAGTAACAATCAATTCAACGAATAAAACGTCgtgaatgaaatgtgaaaaatgttttttcccctccaaagTATGCATACGTCTTTAAATGCCAATAAAGAATGATTGCAAAATTGATGGTCATATCTACGATCAGCTTTCTTACTGTTCGATATCTGGAACGAACGGAAAAcgaatatattttcattaatggAAATATTCGGTTTCCGTCTTTATGAAGGTTCATTCTAAGGCCTTTACGTAGATCTGTAAACGAATTGAACGGAGGAGGGCGATCTTGTTGCACGGCAACCAGAGCGGATTATTATTAGGCCTATGTCTAATCAGTAGTTTTTAGCAGCTGCAAGTCCAACAATACACAATGTTTAAATATACACGTGTGTTAAAAGTCTTCCTTctttgccttttaaaatgttgaaacagTTTGTTCGATAAACCTATTTTCACAAGCATGCGCATCCATGGACAAGTGATCCCATTAGTTTTAAACGCATTGAACGTGTTTAGCTTTATTGAAGATAATCGCTTGACGTGAACTTCAGACTCAGCAAACAACTAGCCTACAGCAGCGATATACTTTGAACAGTTTGATAGAGGTTTAGGCACCTTCTTGAATAGCCTTCAATGGGACTGTTGGAGACGAACAGTCCCAAAGTAGAAGTGTAGCTATGAAGTAAGttcaaaagttaaaataataattataatataggCTATGCTAATAGGATTAAAACCGACATCACTGGGATAGATTAACACTGTAGCGCAGTAATATAGCTAGTTGCCAGCAAGGATACAAATGACCACATAACGTTTACAAGGTGTCCAGAAGGGGAGGAGCTAGAAACTGTAAGTATACCCTTTCAATTTGAACTGAAGTCTGAAGATCAGTCTAGATGTTGTAGAGTAGGCTAGCCTGTCCTGTCCGCCGAATAGATTTTAACCGGAATTATAGGCGAACTGTTTGCAAAAATCCAGagttattatataatataattccCTTCCGTTATTACGTGTATAGTGGTCTTCACCGTGGAGGGGAAACGACATTCTAGAAACTTTTGCTAATTAGAGACTACTGGAAATGCTTATCAGGTGCAAAGACGAAATAATAGACGAAATCGCCATCGATAGCCTAACATCCACTTTCTTATCTGATATTCGTAAATATATCATCTATGACAGAAAATTTGCTGATGCTTTTCTTACAAGTCTGGACGAGTCCGATTCTACTTGGAAACACGGTGTGAAGGAAGTCATTTGAAATGGAAGAACAGAACTTAATTCATCATTTTGATGACGACTGGGTGAAAAATGGACCACAGCACAAggtttgaatataaaatatttaaaaagagaaaagcacattATGTTGCAGGTTGCATTTAAGTGTGAAAGCTGACAGACGGCCTTTGCTACTTAAATGGTAATTAGGGTATCCTTAATACGATGTAGAACGTCTTGCTTGAAGAGAGAGAATTTAATATCGCCAGAATAAAAGAGTTTAATGTCCAAATCACTTGCTGTGTAGCCCTATAGACTAGACCAAGAGTTAGTTGCCATTAGTTGCCCATGATTTTTGTGAGGTGCCCGGCAATTACTTCAGAAGTGACATTTCATTGTACGGCTTCTGAAGTATCAAATATCTAATACTAAAGAAAAGTCCGTAGCCTAATTCCCGATGCTACACAAAGCTATAATAGGCTATTATCCACCTAAACCATTTACCTCATACAGTAATTGCACAGATATTTTACATATTGTGGAGACTCAGAACCCATTGGCGGATAGAAGGCTATCCTAGAGTTCCACGCGAAAGAGCGTCAAAGAGagaattgttcatttttcagtttgctgtTTAAAGGAATTTGTCAGTGTGGGTTCACATATTCATTCTGGGTACCTGTGGATTTTCATATCCATTATGTGCAGTGAGTCTTACAGGTTTGTCAGTTTCATTTAACTCTTCTGTGACTGAGTGTCTGATTTAGGCATGCAGAGATAAACAGACCCAAAGATCACTTTTATGTTTGAGGATCGTTCATAGATTTTTCTGTTcaaactttttcatttaaacctgTCTAGCACATCCGTTGTTTTACCTAGTTTTATGAATTAAAGATGCGGTATTTTAGATTTCTAACCTtgctaaatatatttcacacttGCAGTAGGTTATGCTCATATTTTACACCTGAGACCATATTAGCAAAGAAAGTGGCTGTTTTAAACCAGTTGGCCTACATGGAATCTCATTTGGGTGTTTTCATAGAACTATAGTAATTGGACAAGTTTTGCTGGTGTTAGCAAAAGAGTGTTAGACTAATGAGATGCAACTTGAAAATCATGAGTTGTGCTGGGATTCACAAAAGCGAAATTGATTGACATaggcaggggtgtagcacaaaattctgggccctgtaCAAATGCAGTCTCCTTTTTAGGTCAGGTCTTTGTATATTGAAATTGATATCCATATTGTCACACATAATTATGTTCTGTGACAGTGCTATAATAAccaaatggaaaattaaaacattaaatcacAGGAATGCGCAAGTAAAATGTAAAGTAACAGACAATGGtagaaaaagaggaaatgttTGACTCTTTGCTAAACAATTATCTATTTAATTAACAATATTTGGAAAGCCTTATCTGTATATTTCGGAAAGAGTGGCATTTCTAAAATTAGGTGGTTCCAATTTAAGTgaagtcaaaataaataaatgcaagaaaaatatcaaaataaatgaatgtacacattAATAAATAGATACAATCTGACATAAATagatatttctgcatttatttgcctattttatatttccttaattattcattatacTTActtcactatttatttatttcctttatcattaattattattctgtTGATTCTTGattaattatttctgtatagagtattttataatatttttttttctatatttactTGTCCTTATGGAAATACACGGGCTGTTAATCAAAGTATGTCACCTTATTCCCATTGGTTGATTGATACCAGAGTCAGAGTGCGT encodes:
- the gatm gene encoding glycine amidinotransferase, mitochondrial; amino-acid sequence: MLRVRCLRGGSRGAEAAHLIGAMLGRAVTGWVQRAFQSTSSSAAAIQSQVIVEDTITEPVTPECPVCAFNEWDPLEEVIVGRAENARVPPFTVEVKANTYEKYWPFYQKFGGQLFPEDHLTKAIAEIEEMCNILRLEGVTVRRPEPIDWSCQYSTPDFTSTGMYAAMPRDILLVVGNEIIEAPMAWRSRFFEYRAYRPLIKEYFRKGAKWTTAPKPTMSDDLYDQDYPIRSVEDRHILASQGKFVTTEHEPCFDAADFIRAGRDIFVQRSQVTNYMGIEWMRRHLAPDYNIHIISFKDPNPMHIDATFNIIGPGLVLSNPDRPCRQIDMFIKAGWTVVKPPTPLIPDDHPLWMSSKWLSMNVLMLDEKRVMVDANEISIQKMFERLGIRPIKVNIRHANSLGGGFHCWTTDVRRRGTLQSYFN